A segment of the Bernardetia sp. genome:
ACGAATCAGATATTAATAACCTGGATTTTGTTCTAAAACAGGATTTGCATCTATTTCACGTTCAGGAATAGGTAAAATGATTTTAGGGTCATTGAAACCAATTTCACTTGGAGCACCTGCTAAATTAGAGTTTTCAATTCTGTTTACACCTTTTCCATTACGAGTAAGGTCAAACAAACGATGTCCTTCAAAAGCAAGTTCTCTTCTTCTTTCTTCAAGGATATCATCTACAGTAACTGAACTAAGAGCAGAAGCACCTCTAGCTACACGAATTGAATTTACATCTGCCAAAGCTGCACTAAAGTTTCCTAATTTTGCTTGAGCCTCAGCTCTATTTAGTAACACTTCTGCATAACGAATAATTCTTGGGCTAGATAAACCAAATATTCCACTTTCACCTCCAAATTTGAAAGAGTACTCATCTCCATCTTCAGGTCTAATAAAACTTAGACGAATATCTCCCTCAGGATAGATATTAATTAGATCATTTGTAGGGCGAACATCTCCATAACCAGCAGGTACAAATATATTACCCAAATTATTTGCGCCTCTATTTTCAGCAGCAACAAATTTCAAAGTAAATATTTCTTCTGAAGAACCAGAACTAGCCCAAGAGTTCACATATGCCTCTCCAGAAAGAAGTTCAAACCCTCCTATTTTATTGGCAGCATCAATAGCCTTTTGATTATCTCCTTTGTAAAGATATACTCTTGAAAGATAAGCATTAGCTGCATCATCTGAAATGCGATATGGAGAAGTGAATGAAAGTAATGGTACTGCCGCCTCTAGATCAGCAATTACTTGTGCATAAACTTCAGCAACTGTAGCACGTCCATTGAATTCATCTTCTGAACTTAGAACTAAAGGCACACCTAGACTAGCTCCATTATCGTCTATATAAGGACGTCCCATAAGACGAACCAAATCAAAGTGAGCTATAGCACGTCCAAATAAAGCTTCTCCCTTTAAAGAGTTACGTTTAGCTTCATTCTCAGCACCATTTGCTTCCAAATTATCAATATTCTGAAGAATATTATTAGCAGCTTTGATAGTTTGGTACGCTCTTGTATATAGGTCTCTAACATCACCTGAAGTAGCTACGATATTATATGAATAAAAAGGTATGAATCTATTTGAATTTTCTGGAGTAATAAGAGTGTTATCTGCCATTAAATCTGGGATAACTATTGCATTACGCCCATAGTATTCAAGAGTTTGCATTCTATCGTACATTCCTAAAACTGCAGACTCAGCAGCATCTAGAGAACTAAATACTTGATCATCACTTAGTTCTTGTTCTGGTTGTACGTCTAAAAAATCATCACAACTAGTAGTTGTAACAAGTAAAGTTACAGCCAACGAAGCTGTCATTATATATTTTCTTATAGCCATTATTTTATGAAGTTTTATTCTTGTGTTAAAACAATGTCCTATGAACTATAATAAAATTCATAGAACATTTTTAAATATTATAGAGAAATATCTATACCAAATGTAAATGATTTTCCATTTGGATAACGGAAAAACTCAGTTCCACTTTCATCAGCCTCAGGATCAAATCCTGTATAATTAGTAGCAGTCCAAAGATTTGTACCTTGCACAAACACTCTTACACCAGTCAATTTAGCTTTAGAAAGAATACTTGTAGGAAGAGTATAACCTAAAGTTACATTTCTCAAACGAATATAAGCCCCATCTTCCAAATAGCGAGTAGAAGTAGAACGAGCATTTCCATTTCCACCTACTAGAACTTGTGGACGACTAGCAATATCACCTGGTTGTTGCCAACGATCTTCAAGAGTAGCAGCTGATTGATTGAATCCATAGTAAAAACCATCTGAATCTGTAATAGTGCGAGTGCTATTGTAAATACTATTTCCTTGTACAACGTAAAGAAGAGCTGAGAAGTCTATCCCCTTATAAGAAACTGTATTGATAAAACTACCATACCATTTCGGAACAGCATTTCCTACAATTCTACGATTTGCTTCACTATAGTCTAAAGTAACAGTTCCTTCTTCTGTCAGCCAAGTAGGAGCTCCTGTTTCAGGATCAGCTCCTTGGTACTCTCTTAAGTAAAATGAGCGAATAGGTTCTCCCTCTCTATAAATTTGAGTACCATTAATAATATCTTCTCCTCCAGGTAATTTGATAACTTTATTTCTATTAGCAGTATATAAGAAAGTACTTGTCCAAGAGATACCATCTTTACCACCTACAATATTACGAGTAACCAATTGTAGTTCCACACCTCTGTTACGTACTTTACCAATATTATCATTGCGAGTAGTAAAACCTGTTGTAGATGGAATAGGAACTGCAAAGAGCAAATCTACAGATTCACGACTATACCAGTCAATCGAACCGTTAATTCTTTCCTTTAAAATACCAAAGTCTAGCCCAACATCAAATTGTCCAGTTTTTTCCCACTTCAAGTTAGGATTTGATAACTGAGTAGGTACTGCAGCAGGTTGACCATCATAAGCTACTGAAAAACTATATAGACCTAAACTAGGAAAATTTGATATAGCTGGATTTACATCTGCTTGAGTACTAAAATTTGCATTTCCTGATATACCATATCCAGCTCTAATTTTTAATAGATTAATGATATCTACATCTTGCAAAAATGCTTCTTCTTTAATGCTCCAAGAACCTCCTATTGCTGCAAAAGTTGCAGAGCGATTATTTGCACTAAAACGAGAAGATCCATCTCTACGAATACTAGCTGTCAGACGATATTTATTCATATATGAGTAGTCAGCATTTGCAAATAAAGATACAAATGTATAATCACTACCTGTTCCAAAAACACCTTCAGGAACAGCGGCAGAGTTTAAGGTAAGTAATAATCCATTTGAAAAACCTGTACCTGTAGTTCCAAAACTATTATTCTTATTAGATTGTGTTTCACCACCTACTAGAACATTAAAGTTGTGTACCTCATTAAAAACACGCTCATATCTTAAAATTGCTTGAGAAGTAAGAGTAAATACTTCTGTTACACCTTGAGATATACGACCTCTAATGCCTCCACCCTCAACATCACCATCACCATCATTA
Coding sequences within it:
- a CDS encoding RagB/SusD family nutrient uptake outer membrane protein translates to MAIRKYIMTASLAVTLLVTTTSCDDFLDVQPEQELSDDQVFSSLDAAESAVLGMYDRMQTLEYYGRNAIVIPDLMADNTLITPENSNRFIPFYSYNIVATSGDVRDLYTRAYQTIKAANNILQNIDNLEANGAENEAKRNSLKGEALFGRAIAHFDLVRLMGRPYIDDNGASLGVPLVLSSEDEFNGRATVAEVYAQVIADLEAAVPLLSFTSPYRISDDAANAYLSRVYLYKGDNQKAIDAANKIGGFELLSGEAYVNSWASSGSSEEIFTLKFVAAENRGANNLGNIFVPAGYGDVRPTNDLINIYPEGDIRLSFIRPEDGDEYSFKFGGESGIFGLSSPRIIRYAEVLLNRAEAQAKLGNFSAALADVNSIRVARGASALSSVTVDDILEERRRELAFEGHRLFDLTRNGKGVNRIENSNLAGAPSEIGFNDPKIILPIPEREIDANPVLEQNPGY
- a CDS encoding SusC/RagA family TonB-linked outer membrane protein produces the protein MKRKLLLSMMLMFLLVGSAWAQRTITGTVTSADGALPGATVQIKGTTQGTQTDIEGKYTITVPEGSDVLVYRFVGYKTAEETIGNRTVIDVTLADESLEAVFVTGYTGNKTREELISAVSVVDGEEIAQIPLTDVNQLIQGRVAGAQTTSSVGQPGVPSQIRVRGTGSVGASRNPLYVIDGIIVQDSPDLTAIYLNDGGTQTSLIQDPLSNINPNDIENITILKDATAVALYGSRGANGVVLITTKSGSKGGKTSFKLSSQYGTTTPNFNGYENLSTDQFIDYYSEALVNSGYPQSVIDGEFPAELRSVNTNWIDEAFRTGTTQSHNLSASGGNEKTNFFASAAYFQQQGILIGSDFERYSTRLNLNHKTNDRLSFGVQLNVSYSDRVSASPGNQFNSPLLGAYLNVPFDSPRDPITGELVQGFDFRAIPDNFVRTTTLNKRNSGTFRTLGNINGSYKIAKGLSLDAKVGMDWVNLSEKSITDLTTNDGDGDVEGGGIRGRISQGVTEVFTLTSQAILRYERVFNEVHNFNVLVGGETQSNKNNSFGTTGTGFSNGLLLTLNSAAVPEGVFGTGSDYTFVSLFANADYSYMNKYRLTASIRRDGSSRFSANNRSATFAAIGGSWSIKEEAFLQDVDIINLLKIRAGYGISGNANFSTQADVNPAISNFPSLGLYSFSVAYDGQPAAVPTQLSNPNLKWEKTGQFDVGLDFGILKERINGSIDWYSRESVDLLFAVPIPSTTGFTTRNDNIGKVRNRGVELQLVTRNIVGGKDGISWTSTFLYTANRNKVIKLPGGEDIINGTQIYREGEPIRSFYLREYQGADPETGAPTWLTEEGTVTLDYSEANRRIVGNAVPKWYGSFINTVSYKGIDFSALLYVVQGNSIYNSTRTITDSDGFYYGFNQSAATLEDRWQQPGDIASRPQVLVGGNGNARSTSTRYLEDGAYIRLRNVTLGYTLPTSILSKAKLTGVRVFVQGTNLWTATNYTGFDPEADESGTEFFRYPNGKSFTFGIDISL